GGCTCAGAGCCCCCGCCCACCCTGGCCCCTCCTGGGCACCCTGCCCACCGGGTCACCTGCACCTGCTCTGAATAAACTGTGATGTCTAGCCGCTCCCTGGTGTGTCATTCCTGAGAGCCAATGGGTGACAGGTGTGGGGGGACGTGCCTGCCCCAGGTCTGGCAATAGGAGGTGTGTTTTCTGTGGCTACTGGACAAACAGCATGGCTCACGTACAAGGCAGCAGCCCTGCCCTCCCGCCCTGCCAGGGTCGTGGTCAGGCTGCCCCAGGGTGCAGACCAGAGACAGAAACAGGGCTCCTGGTGGAGTCTCAGCAGGTGTCTCAAATGCATGGAGGCCACACCCCTCCTGCCTGCATCCTCCATGGCTCCCCACTGCCCAGGGCTCCAGGCTCACGGCCCGTGCCCAAGGCCCTACCTGATGGGTCTTGCTTCCGGCCTCCCTGGATCCCCAGCTGCCCAGCCCTGCTCAGTGTCCGGTTCCACGGTGGGCTCTCACCCTGTGGCCTGGGCTGCCGCCAGCCGACGGCATCACTTTCTCTTCCCACCTGAACTGGGACACGGGAAGGGCGAGGAAAGTGGCAGGTGTCATACCAGAGGTTCTGCGCCCAGGCCCCTGGGGATCAGCCGGTCCCCCATATACGCAGGTGAGACAACCCAGGGCTTACGAGGGTGGCTGCCTCAGGGCAGCGGAAAGTGATACCTGAGGCTGAGTGGTGCTGGGGGCTGTGGGGGGAACCGCCCAAGTCGGGGGACCTCGGCAGCCCCCAGCATCGACTGGGACACCAGAAAGGCCCTTCTAGGAACAAGGACTGCACCCTAGATGCGCCTCCAATCCAGAATCGTGCCCCCCGAGAGCCACAGGAGGGACATGTAGAGGCTGCATTCTGACAAGTTAGGGGCTCCTGGGAAACAGCCGTGACTTTGCGCCGCTGTGCCCGGCTGAGGCCCACAGGTTCAACGAGCTTAGCCTGGACTTGGACTTCCTGCCCGAGGGGCTGTCACTCTCGCTGTCTGCTCAGGCTCCTGTAGCAAAATAGCTCAGATTGGCACCTTAAACAACAGAAGAGTATTTCCTCACCGTTCTGGAGggtggaagtccaagattaaggtgccgGAAAAtgcagtttctggtgagggcttcctgCCCACTCGCAGAAGGCAGCCCCTCGCTGTGTCCTCTCCTGGGGGGGAGTGCTCTCTGGGTGCCTCTTTCTCCCCTAATAAGGACACCAGCCCTGTTAACTTAGAGCCACACCCTTTGACCTCACTTAATCTCGATCGCCTCCTAAGAGTCCCGTCTCCTGAAACAGTGACCGTGGGATCCAGGGCTACAACGCAGGAATTTGGGAAGGCACAATTCATCCCAGAACAACAGTCAGTTTAGACGGTGACAGTAGGTGCAGGGCTGCCATCATCAACAGCGTCCTGCCCAAAAGTCATTGGACGtccaaagacacagaaaaatatgacctatgttaaaaaaaaaaaaaaaaagaagaagaagaagaagaagaaaagaaagttactAAAAACTGACACCGAGAAGACCCAAAGTTGTATTCAGAAGATAAAGGTCTAAAGCAACCATTATAAGTAGtttaaaaaaagcaagatatACTCTAAGGAAATAAATAGTGACATGATAGTATTAAAGGactaattgataaagaaaataaaggagtgaATGTAGGAGATCAGATCAGGAAATCAACagcaaaatggaaattataaaaaagaaaaaattatggaaCTGAAAAGTGCAGTAAGTGAAAAATTTACTGGAAGGAATAGGAGATTGGCCATGGCAAAAATAAGGTCCATGAATTTGAGCACAAATCAATGTAAATTATCCAATCTgaggaacagagaagaaaatggttGATAGCACCTCAAAGATCTGTGgggcaagataaaaaatgtaaactagcctgagaaagaaaagagagtgagaatatatgaagaaatagtGGCCAGAATAACCCAAACTTGATGAAAACATCAACTTAGATAGCCCAGAGGCTCAGAGAAACCCAGGCGGGATGAAAAAAAAGCCTCACAAAAATCACACCTAGGGACATTATAGTCAAAGCACTGCCAACCAATGATTTGGATAAAAATTTAAGAGGATCTGTGGGTAAAACACAGGAcacagccaggcttggtggctcacacccgtaatcccagcactttgggaggccgaggtgggaggatcacttgaggtcaggagtttgagaccagcctgggcaacatagtgagtcttcatctctctttaaaaacaaacaaacaggccgggcgtggtggctcacgcctgtaatcccagcactttgggaggccgaggcgggtggatcacctgaggtcggcagttcaagaccagcctgaccaacatggagaaaccccgtctctactaaaaatacaaaattagccaggcatggtggcacatgcctgtaatcccagctacttgggaggctgaggcaggagaatcacttgaacccgggaggtggaggttgcggtgagctgagatcgcgccactgcactccagcctgggcaaaaagagcgaaactccgtctcaagaaaaataaaaaattaaaaaaattaaaaaaattaaaaaataaaaacaaacaagccgggcgcggtggctcacgcctgtaatcccagcactttgggaggccgaggcgggtggatcacgaggtcaggagatcgagaccatcctggctagtacggtgaaaccttgtccctactaaaaataaaaaaaattagctgagtgtggtggcgggcgcctgtagtcccagctgctggggaggctgaggcaggagaatggcatgaacccgggaggcagagcttgcagtgagccgagattgcaccactgcactcctgcctgggcgacacagtgagactccatctcaaaacaaagaaacaaaaaaagacagggcatgatatagtttggctctgtgtccccacccagatctcatgtgGCATTATTGTAAtgcccaatgttggaggtagggcttggttggaggtgattggatcacggggatGGATTTACCTTTGTTCTTGTGATCctttgagtgagttctcaggagatctgcttgtttgaaagtgtgtagcacttcccctttcattctctctcctgctggccatgtAAAGACTTACCTGCTTCCCTTTCACTTGCAActatgattgaaagtttcctggctgggtgcagtggctcacgcctgtaatcccagcactttgggaggctgaggcaggaggattacctgaggtcaggagtttgagaccagcctggctaacatggtgaaaccccgtttctactaaaaatacaaaaaattagccaggtgtcgtggtgtgcacctgtaatcccaggtacttgggaggctgaggcaggagaatcgcttgaacccaggaggcagaggttgcagtgaaccgagattgcatcattgcactccagtttgggcaaaaaaaaaaaaaaaggaagctttctCAGGCCTCCACAgccgtgcttcctgtacagcctgtggaaccatgagccaattaaacttctttttttcataaattacccagtctcaggtagttctttatagcaatgtgagaatggactaatacagggcaTAAATGGGGGGACACAATGGCTGTCTTCTCATGGCAAATGGAAACCAGGAGATGACGATAGGGAATCTTTacattgctggaaaaaaaatctctatatCTAGGACAGATATCCTTCAAAACTGAGGGTCAAATAAACATACTTTGAGACAAGTGGAAGTGGAGGGAATTTATCTCTAACACAGCTTCAGTACAATAAATAAATGCCAAGGATATTCCTCAGGCAGAGGGGAAATGACTCTGGATGGCCACTCAGGTCTGCAGGAAGAAGATCTGTGTGACAAACGGGGACCAAGTGAGTCCATTGGAACCTGCATTCCTTGTCCTCCATTTGGTTACTTAATTATGTCAGCATGAACTCAgtagttcctgttttcttccaTAGGTTACAATTGATGAAAATCGTTTCTACCCAATGGGAGTGCCTTCGAAGTGGCTTCAGAGTATTGTTGGCACATTCCCTGATTCCTTGGGCACATTTTTGCTTTTTGGCACAAAAAACATTCCaagttcggccgggcgcggtggctcaagactgtaatcccagcactttgggaggccgagacgggtggatcacgaggtcaggagatcgagaccatcctggctaacatggtgaaaccccgtctctactaaaaaataacaaaaaactagccaggcgatgtggtggacgcctgtagtcccagctactcgggaggctgaggcaggagaatggcgtgaacccgggaggcagagcttgcagtgagctgagatccggccactgcactccagcctgggcgacagagcaagactccatctcaaaaaaaaaaaaacattccaaGTTCCTCTTATGTTTTCTGTACACAGGCTTTGAATAATTCACCTTTTCGTATAGAACGGTGTTGAGAAACCAAGCTCTGAGTGTTCAGTGTGCTTGCTTTTACTTTTACTGAGTCTGATTGTATCTAAACCTTCTCAGCAGAAAGAGCCTGgactttccttcttccccttcctccctccttcttcttcccgtcccctgcctccctctctctctctccttcttcccttcccctcccatttctccctccttcctccccccgCCGGctttccatccctcccttccctccttccttcctttcctcctccctctctccttccctccctgcctctccttaTCTGTCTACCAAAATCGGAGTTCACATGGATACTTCCAATTCCAGCCCAACGCCACAGGGTTCACTTTGATCTCTCCCCTTtctatatgtctatatttataattctcttttccaacacagagaaacccatTATCCTTAATATATTTACTCATTAGGTCCCTTCTAGAGTGCATGGAAAGTGTATCAGAAGTGCTcacccaggccgggcgcagtggttcatgcctgtaatcccagcatttggggaggctgaggcaggcagatcctgaggtcaggagttcgagaccagcctgaccaacatggtgaaaccccgtctctactaaaaatacaaaaattagctggacatgatggcgtgtgtctgtaatcccagctctcaggagactgaagcagaagaatcacttgaaccagggaggtgaaggttgcagtgagccgagattgcaccactgtactccagcccagatgacggagtgagacccccatctcaaaactaaacaaaacaaaacagaattgctCGTCCAAACCACCGTGAACCATGAGCCTGTCGACGAGAGCTTAGGATGTGTTTGCAGCTCCTTCTGCCATTAGCCCGAGAATACAGAGAAACTACTGTTCAGAAGTTACCGGGGGGCAGTCCTTTCCCCTTTAGTGTGGCTGTCATTTATCTATAATACAACTGTATCCCATGTttggaatttgtttattttacttttgagtaTAACGGTATAGTATACCAAATTACTTTGATTCCAAAgtcaaaactatacaaaaaggTTTACTCAAAAAAGTCTAAATTCCTCCCCCAACTCTGTTCCAGCTCCCAGCCCTGGCAAGGAACTAGTCTCGTTAGACTCTGAGGTTTATcctatgctttttgtttttgtttgtttgtttgttgtttttggagacagaatcttactctgtcacccaggctggagtgcagtggcgcaatctcggctcactgcaacctccgcctcccaggttcaagcgattctcctgcctcagcctcccaagtagctgggattacagacatgtgccaccacgcctggctaatttttgtaattttagtagagacggggtttcactatgttggccaagctgatctcgaactcctgaccccaggtgatctgccggcctcggcctcccaaagtgttgggattacaggcgtgagccaccatgcccgactgatGCTGTGTGCTGTTTTGTGGCTACCTTGAACACCAGCCTCCCGCAGCCCTGAAGGACACTGTGGGGCTAGCAGGTGTTTCCTTGTCAGAGGCCTGGTCCAGCTGCTTGACTtcctcctttttgtatttttattttagagatggggtcttgctgtgtcgcccaggctggagtggagtggcacgatcacagctcactgcagcctcaacctcctgggctcaagcgatcctaccacctcagcctccaagtagctgggaccaaaggagcacgccaccacgtccagctaatttttaaatttgtttgtagagacgaggtctggctacgttgcccagactggtctcgaactcctagactcaagtgatcctcccgcctcagcctcccaaagtgctgggattacaggtgtgagccaccacgcctggccatggcTCCCTCCTGAAGGCTCCAGGCCTAAGTGTCCCGCCCCCTTGTTCTGTGGCTCAGCCCCTGGGCAAATCCTGCTTGCCATGGCTTTGGCTGACACTTCCATGGCCCCACTGCCCGGTCAGTCTTCACAGGATCGGCCCCCAGTAGCTGCGTGGTTTCTGCCTTCTTCTTGCATTCTGGTGGTCACAGGCCCTGCTGCGTGGGTACAGGGCAGGCGGCCAGGGCTGCAGTGTAAGCTCTGTGAGTGCAGGCGGCCCTGGGCACTGCAGCCGTGTTGCATGGACATGCTCCTTGCACCCTTGTTGACGAATGAGTGAAGGTGTGTGGGAGTGAATCCCAGAGGGTTCAGGCCACGGCACTGGGGGAGGACCCTCCCGGCTGCCTCCCAGTGGGCTTCAGGGGCTCAGATAGACCCTGACGAGCACCTCTGTCCTCTGCTCCTGGACAGGGGCTGCAGAGAGCTTTCAAGGGTCCTTGGGAGGCACAAGCAGGCCAGGGTcccagggaggggaggcaggaggcagcaggGCCGGACGGTGCGGTGCAGGGGTGAAAGGAACAGGACAGTCTGGTCTGGGGGTGCTGGCTGTCGGGGACAGGAGGCCAGGCCACAAAGCAGAATGGTGTGTGGGCCAGGATGGGGTGGGAGCTTTAATCAAAAGGCTTTCAGggactttttatatttaatgattGAAACAAAAGATATCCAAAACCGCAGTTCCTAAGAACCGCTTGTTCTTACCCTGCTTGTACCTCTCCTAGGGCTTGACCCTGGCCTCCCGCCGGGCCTGGCAGCGGACAGCAGGGTCCCTGCTTCCCAAACCGGGTGAGGGAGAGCGTGGGTCCCCAGGAAGCGGGGAGGTGATGCAGCTGGCTTTAGGATGCCCATTCTGGAACTTTCTGGTGGAAGGAAGCAGAGATCAGTACAGTGTGGTGGATGCACACACTCCAGACCCTCTCCCGGCTGTGCAGCTGTCTGATCTGGGCTCAGAGGCTGCCACTGCTCAGTGCCCCCCTGGGTAATTTTGCGGGAGGTCAGGAGGGTTCCTGGCAGTTAGTGCCGCCCACACGGAGAAATTCAGAGCTGTATAAATGGGTCTCCAGGGCCTAGAGGGACTGCACATGTTGGGCCTGAGGCGTGGTGTGGACCTGGGAGGATGGGTGGCCTACTGCTGGCTGCTCTTCTGGCTTTGGTCGCGGTGCCCAGGGCCCAGGCCGTGTGGTTGGGAAGACTGGACCCTAAGCAGGTACAGTCCTCCTGGGGGTGGAGAAAGCTGGTCCTCAGGGGCTGGCCCCTCctttaaggtcacacagcttctgGGTCTCCCAGGGCCAGCCCAGACCAGCATGGGCAGTGGGGAATGAGTTGGGCCAGCCCTTGGGTCCCAAAGGCAGGAGCCTCAGGGCAGGAGGGGTGGATGCTGgagggctggaggctggaggattggagctggagactggaggtTGCAGGGCTGGAGAGCTGGTGGCTGCAGGGCTAGAGGCTGGAGGCTAGAGGGGTGGAAGGCTGGAGGGCTGGAGGCTAGAGGCTACAGGGCTGGAAGGCTGGAAGCTGGAGGGTGGGAAGgttggaggctggaggctggagggctggatggttggagggtggaggctggaggctgcagggctggaggctggagggctggagAGCTGGTGGCTGGAGGGTTAGAGGTTGGAGGCTAGAGGAGTGGAAGCCTGGAGGGCTGGAGGCTAGAGGCTGCAAGGCTGgaaggctggaggctggagggttggaggctggaggctgaggctggaggctaGAAGGGTGGAAGGCTGGGGGGCTGTAGAACTGGAGGCTGGAGACTGAAGGGCTAGAGGCTGGAGGGCTggagagctggaggctggagggtaGAGGGGTGGAAGGCTGGATGGCTGGAGGCTAGAGGCTGCAAGGCTGGAGGGTTGGAGGGCTGGACGattggagggtggaggctggatggctggaggctggaggctgcagggctggaggctggagggctGGCGGCCCTCACAGGAGCGGCCTCAATGCAGCTTCTTGGGCCCTGGTACGTGCTTGCGGTGGCCTCCCGGGAAAAGAGCTTTGCCGTGGAGAAGGACATGAAGAACGTCGCTGGGGTGGTGGTGACCCTCACTCCAGAAAACAACCTGCGACTGCTGTCCTCTCAGCACGGGTGAGTGGGGTGGGTCCTGCCAGGCCTTCCCGCAGGCAGGCCTGTGGCTCAGGCACATCACGTCCTTTGCACATCTGCTCCCGGGCACCATGGCCTGGGGGTTCCCACGGCCCCCCTGCACTCCCCTCACTTTTCCCGCTGGGCTCTGCGCAGAGCCACCAGCCCTCTGCCCAGCTACTCACATCTGTGTCCCTGGGGCCTCCAGGTGGGACTCCCACCTTCAATACCACGGCCGGGCACCGCTCTGACCACACTCCTTGATGCATCCCTGTCCTGGGCCATCTGGCTGCAGGCTGGGGTCAGAGCTGGGGAAGCCGGTCCTCTCGGCAGGCTTTTCTGGGAATTCTGTTTAAAGGAGGGTAATGCATTTGGGCCTAAGAACCACTGgttcttttataatataaatcCCCAAACAATATGGTCATGCAGGCTGTCGGCCAGACTGGCCTTGTGGCCTCAGGCTGGTGCACCTGACCACATGCACGGCTGGTGGCAGTGTGCAGGGATGGGTGTCCAGCCTCCAATTCTCCAACCTTCCAGCCTCCAACCCTCCAGCATCCACCCCTCCTGCCCTGAGGCTCCTGCCTTTGGGACCCCCCCAAGGGCTGGCCCAACTCATCCCCTActgcccatgctggtctggaCTGGCCCTGGGGGACCCAGAAGCTGTGTGGCCTTAAAGGAGGGGCCGGCCCCTGAGGTCGTGCTATGCAGAGGACACCTACAGGGCAGCCAGGCTGTAGGGGTAGCCATGCTGGGGCAGGAGTCAGTGCCTGCCTCCCTTCGCAGAAGAGTGGCCTGCTGGGTGGCATGGTGGGTGTCTACCCCCGGCAAGCTGGTGGCAGAGCCCGGGCCTGAACCACTGAGCCAGACACAGGGCCCAGAGAGGAGAACCTGCCCTCCTACCCAGCGTGCCCTCCCCCTGCACCTACGCCTGGAGGCTATGGGCAGGGGCCCTGCTGCACCGCCCCCAGGCCAGGCCTGGCCTCAGGGTGAGCTGGGACCAAGGGGCTCCAGGCTGAGGTGGCACCTCACACACGGCTTTCCTAGTTCTTCTTGCTGTTTCTCCCACGTGGActtcagcctcagcttccttcgTTGGCAAATGCCACTGCACCTTTGCTGGGTTTTTCTTACTCTGGGGACTGACCACTTAGGGAGCGGCGGCCTCTTCCCCTGAGTTGCAGGCGAACCTCCCGTCTGTTGAGTCTCCTGTTGCGTCCTCAGCAGCATTCAGCGTTCCTGGTGGAGATCTGGCACTGAGGATCTCTCAGGAGGTGAATGGGAGTGTCCGCCCCTCTTAGGACTCCCACGCCATCCACTCTCTGAGAGCAGGTTTCCAGACATCGGGGCATCTGGCAGAAGATGGAAGCTCTGGCCTCGCTGCCGGCTGGCCTGGCCTGGACTCGACTCCTGAGCTCCGTCTCCTCTCACCGGGCCCCGGGGTCTTGACCCTGAGTGGGTGATGGGCCTCTTCTTTTCCAGGCTGCAGGGGTGCAGCCAGAGTGTCACGGAGCTGTTGAAGCGAAACTCCGGATGGGTGTTTGAGAATCCCTGTGAGTCTGACCACCACGGCCTCACCCAGGCCGTTCTTCCCTGCAGCATCCCCAGGCCCCCTGCGGCCAGGGACGGAGGGCTGACTCCACTCCCGAATGCCAGGAGGCTACAGGTTCTGGTCTTAGGATTGGTGCCCATCCTGAGGGTGAAGAGAGGCCCCTGGACAGAGGACTGGAACCTTGCTCCCAGCAGGCTCAGATGCCAGTGGAGTCCAGCCAAGGTCCCCATAGGTGCAGAGGGCAAGGGGCCTGTCCAGTGGCTGTCCATAGGGACAGGGCTGGGCCAGTGTGACCCAGCGACTCCTCGTTCACACCCGGGACAGGCTGGGCAGtgcttgtctgtctgtctgtctgtccatcagTTTCTGAAAACCCCTTGATGCTGGCACCAGGTGGGATCGGGGTCGGGGGACAAAGCTTGGGGGCTCTGGGTGTGCTTCGAGGGGTCTCCTGCGGTTGGGGGCTCTCACTTGAATTGGACCCTCCGTCCCTTTGGCCAGCACCAGCTCAGTAGCCTCTGGACGGATACAGCAGCTGCCCTCCCCCACGGCGGGGGATTTGTTTCCCAGCAATAGGCGTGCTGGAGCTCCGGGTGCTGGCCACCAACTTCAGAGACTATGCCATCATCTTCACTCAGCTGGAGTTTGGGGACGAGCCCTTCAACACGGTGGAGCTGTACAGTGAGTGCGCCGTGCGGGGGCCACGCGGCGAGCTGTGTGGTGGGTGGGCCACTCGGGGCCTCATGCAGGCCAAGTTCCCCCACCTTGAGGCTCGCTACACTGGAGGTGGCCTTGGAAGGGCCGTGGCCAGCATCCCAGGGCAGGCGGTCTCCTCCCTGGCCCCTCTCAGcccctccctggcccctcccGGGCTCCTCCCTGTCCCCGCCCCAGctcctccctttccccctcccctttcccctcccccgctcctcccccgccccccccggctcctctctggcctctccccggctcctccctggcccctccccGGCTCTCAGAGGTTGCCTCCCCCTGCACTGCCCTGGTGCCCCCAGGTCGGACGGAGGCAGCCAGCCAGGAGGCCATGGGACTCTTCACCAAGTGGAGCAGGGGCCTGGGCTTCCTGTCCCAGCAGCAGGCCCAGCTGCAGAAGGACTGTGAGTGCCCACCAGAGCAGCCACAGGGGAGGCTTGGGGCAAGTTCTGGTGCCCACAGGGCACGATGGGGTGGCACAGACCCTGGGGCTGATTCTGGCTTCTGCCTGACTCAGTCACTCTCAGGGAGTCAGGCAGGCTGAGGGGGTCTTCACCTGCCCCTGCCCACAGTCAGGCCTGGGGGCTGGTCCCCACAGCAGACGAGTCCTGTGGGTGGGGCCCTGGGGGGCTCAGTCCTTTTTCACAGCCAGTCTTGCCTCCCCTTCTAGTCACCTGTGCTCACAAGATCCTCCCGGTAAGCCGCCGTCCTGAGCCTCACCCTGGGCTCccctgggggttggggtgggggaggccaCCCTACGCACAGTGGGCGGGAGGACTCTCTGCCCAAGCCCACGGGTTCGTGGCTCCACTGCCTCTAAGGTGGCTGAGGGTGTGGAGGGCGCCTCCGTGGTGGGCTGGGCCCCTCACACTTGTCTTGGTTTTCAGTGAGTGCTGCGTCCCCAGCAGGGACAGCGCCCGCAGGGTCCTGTGACCCGGCCAGGGTCCGCCCATTTCGCTCAGCGGCTCCCAGGGCTCAGCTCCAGCTCAGAATAAAGCAATTCCACAGCAAACCAGGGGTGCTCTTGACTGGGGGCCAGCCGGGGATTGCGGGGAGGATGGCAGGGGTCGTCACCAAGGGCCAAGCCACAGAACCATAGAGCCAGCTGCAGAGAAGACGTGTGCCCAACCCAGTCCCTTGCCAGAGTCCCTCTGGGTCTTCAGACACCCAAATTCAGGTCCCGGcttggaggtgggggctggtCGGGGGACAAAGCCTGGGAGGAAGCCAGCAATGACGTCCACCAGGACCACGGCTGGGGTGCCACAGGCTCCACAGATTGCCTAGGACAAGAGCGCGGAGGCTGGTGGGGCTCAGAGGGGCCCCTGACCCCCCAGGCTCAGGCTTCTCTGGGCTGGGGTTGTGGCTCTTGCCTGGGCAGGGATGGGGACCCCAGATGCCCGAGCCTGCAGGTCCTCCTGTGTTCTGATGGGCGTGGGGGGCTGCCTGTCGTGCTGGGAGAAGCACAGGCTGTGGGGGCCTGGGGGCTGGATGCGGGGCTGGGGACTGTGCGAGGCTCATGCTGGGGTGAGGTGAGGCGCACACGGATGCTTTGACCTGCAAGGCTGggcatgcacacacgtgcacatatgAGCAcatacccacacatgcacacagacacactcacaggCGCGGGCACACAGCCCCGGCCCACCCTTTGGTGCCTGCTCAGGTGCTGTGGTGCCAGGCCCTCAAGAAGGTGGCAGGGGCAGTGTGTGTGGCTGCCGCATGGTGCTCCCCACGTCCACATATGCCCCAGAAGGGCTACGACCAGCCCTTTGCCTGTCACCTGGGAGGCCTGGGATGAGGACCAGGGCTTAATGAGTCTCAGGGGTACACACAGTGACTACAGGCTGGGCACTGAGGGCAGGAGGGTCCTGGGGCCTCAGAGCGGCCTCTGTCTGCCGGGGCAGCCCAGGCCAGCAGTGACCACGGGGCGGAGCTGTGCCGGCTGCGTCTGAGTGTCTGGGGGTGGTCCCTGGGCGGGGAGAGGGTAGCAGAGCCCAAGGCCACAcctgctgcctccctcccctcccgACCCAGGCTGGTGGCTCCGGGGAGGTTTAAACCCTGGCCTtggtggctgagggaggaggaggaggatgaggcaggggctgctggtgctggtgctggtgctggctGCAGGGTCCCAGGTGCAGGACTGGTACCCCAGGGAGTCCCACACCCTCAACTGGAACAAGGTGAGCCATGCGCCGCTGGTCCCTGAGCCGGGCACCGGCCCTGGAGCTAGAGGAGGCTCCTGCACAGTCTCCCGGCAGCCGCCCAGGAGCAGGGCTACCAGGAGTTCCAGGCACAGGCAATGCCCACCTGGcttctcccactgcagcctccagcacAGGGGCCCCGCAAGCTGCAGGGCAGAGTCAGGGAGCCTCGAGGGGTTCAGGGGAGTCGGGGGTTCAGGAGGGTCAGGGTGGAGGGGCCCAGAGAGCTGTGGTCGAGGAGGTTGGAAGACGCCGAGAGGGCAGAGTGGGTGTGGAGCAAGTGGAGCATGTTCTGTAGCGGGAGGGCCTGGGCACCTGCAGAGTGAGCCATGGGAGC
Above is a window of Papio anubis isolate 15944 chromosome 13, Panubis1.0, whole genome shotgun sequence DNA encoding:
- the LCN6 gene encoding epididymal-specific lipocalin-6 is translated as MGGLLLAALLALVAVPRAQAVWLGRLDPKQLLGPWYVLAVASREKSFAVEKDMKNVAGVVVTLTPENNLRLLSSQHGLQGCSQSVTELLKRNSGWVFENPSIGVLELRVLATNFRDYAIIFTQLEFGDEPFNTVELYSRTEAASQEAMGLFTKWSRGLGFLSQQQAQLQKDCECPPEQPQGRLGASSGAHRARWGGTDPGADSGFCLTQSLSGSQAG